From a single Natronorubrum tibetense GA33 genomic region:
- a CDS encoding transcription initiation factor IIB, with translation MTNTPSSTRVRRTERESNEETNETEQNDLACPECTGHLVVDDEHGETVCEDCGLVVEEDSVDRGPEWRAFDAAEKNEKSRVGAPTTNTMHDKGLSTNIDWRNKDAYGNSLGSRQREKMQRLRKWNERFRTRDSKERNLKQALGEIDRMASALGLPTNVRETASVIYRRALDEDLLPGRSIEGVSTSCVYAAARQAGVPRSLDEIADVSRVEKNEIARTYRYVVRELGLEVQPADPESYVPRFASGLDLSDEAEHRARGLLQNAKEKGVHSGKSPVGLAAAAVYAAALLTNEKTTQAAVSDVADISEVTIRNRYHELLEAEETLGLA, from the coding sequence ATGACTAACACACCATCGAGCACCAGAGTACGACGTACCGAACGAGAATCGAACGAAGAGACGAACGAGACCGAGCAGAACGACCTCGCCTGCCCCGAGTGTACGGGACACCTGGTCGTCGACGACGAACACGGCGAAACCGTTTGTGAGGACTGCGGCCTAGTCGTCGAAGAGGACTCGGTCGACCGCGGTCCCGAGTGGCGCGCGTTCGACGCCGCCGAGAAGAACGAAAAGTCCCGCGTGGGCGCGCCCACGACGAACACGATGCACGACAAGGGGCTGTCGACGAACATCGACTGGCGGAACAAGGACGCCTACGGAAACTCGCTTGGCTCCCGCCAGCGCGAGAAGATGCAGCGTCTCCGCAAGTGGAACGAGCGCTTCCGCACCCGCGACTCCAAGGAACGCAACCTGAAACAGGCCCTGGGCGAGATCGACCGAATGGCGAGTGCGCTCGGACTGCCGACGAACGTCCGCGAGACCGCGTCCGTCATCTACCGTCGCGCACTCGACGAGGACCTGCTCCCCGGCCGCTCCATCGAGGGCGTCTCGACTTCCTGTGTCTACGCCGCCGCCCGTCAGGCGGGCGTCCCCCGAAGCCTCGACGAGATCGCCGACGTCTCCCGCGTCGAGAAAAACGAGATCGCTCGGACCTACCGCTACGTCGTCCGTGAACTGGGTCTCGAGGTCCAGCCCGCCGACCCAGAGAGCTACGTTCCCCGCTTCGCCTCGGGACTCGACCTCTCCGACGAGGCCGAACACCGCGCCCGCGGACTCCTCCAGAACGCCAAGGAAAAGGGCGTCCACAGCGGGAAGTCGCCGGTGGGCCTCGCCGCCGCTGCGGTCTACGCCGCCGCACTGTTGACCAACGAGAAGACCACGCAGGCCGCCGTCAGCGACGTCGCTGACATCTCCGAAGTAACGATTCGGAACCGGTATCACGAACTCCTCGAGGCTGAGGAGACGCTCGGACTGGCCTAA
- the yjjX gene encoding inosine/xanthosine triphosphatase, with the protein MDVAVGSTNPVKVDAVERTLERFRPSVSAVAVDSGVPEQPWSIEETVTGAENRARRALAATDADYGIGLEGGVARIDGVPGLSLIMWAAVTDGDRLERGGGPTLPLPDDVARRLEDGAELGPVMDDRHGTDGIAERDGAAGVLTDGLTNRSRALSEAVACAVGPFVIGDSFASRL; encoded by the coding sequence ATGGACGTCGCAGTCGGGAGTACGAACCCGGTCAAGGTGGATGCGGTCGAACGAACGCTCGAGCGATTCCGGCCGTCGGTGTCCGCGGTCGCCGTCGACTCGGGCGTCCCCGAACAGCCGTGGTCGATCGAGGAAACCGTGACGGGTGCCGAAAACCGCGCACGACGAGCCCTCGCCGCGACCGACGCCGACTACGGGATCGGTCTCGAGGGCGGTGTCGCCCGAATCGACGGCGTCCCCGGCCTCTCGTTGATCATGTGGGCCGCCGTGACCGACGGCGACCGACTGGAACGCGGTGGCGGCCCGACGCTTCCGCTCCCCGACGACGTCGCTCGTCGCCTCGAGGACGGGGCCGAACTGGGGCCGGTGATGGACGACCGCCACGGTACCGACGGAATCGCCGAACGCGACGGTGCGGCCGGAGTGCTGACGGACGGGCTGACGAACCGGTCGCGGGCGCTGAGCGAAGCGGTCGCGTGTGCCGTCGGTCCGTTCGTCATCGGTGACTCGTTTGCTAGCCGACTGTAA
- a CDS encoding DUF7123 family protein, translating to MSTALTADLTNKQRQILQYLRNNAGTKTYFKSRLIGKELGMTAKEVGSNITALQDGNYDIEIEKWGYSSSTTWKVNA from the coding sequence ATGAGCACTGCACTAACCGCGGACCTCACGAACAAACAGCGCCAGATCCTCCAGTATCTCCGTAATAACGCCGGAACGAAGACGTACTTTAAGTCACGTCTCATCGGCAAGGAGTTGGGCATGACGGCCAAGGAGGTCGGCTCGAACATCACCGCCCTCCAGGACGGCAACTACGACATCGAGATCGAGAAGTGGGGCTACTCCTCGAGCACGACGTGGAAAGTCAACGCGTAA
- a CDS encoding HAD family hydrolase, with amino-acid sequence MSPPILFDMDGVILEGPGTDPQVYADAADAALDELGAEPTPAQLTDLRRHNLEHISDHCDALGIDAEAFWKLKDEYASETSHDLIRSGERGLYDDIDALADLADRTTIGLVTNNRHATAEFVADHMPVEFDVVRGRRPTFDDFRRKKPEPDFIDDALSELGVDNGFYVGDSHKDVTAGRAAGLEPIYLRRSHNRHVDRPVDAAAIVDSLVALPTLPAVVETI; translated from the coding sequence ATGTCGCCGCCGATACTGTTCGACATGGACGGAGTTATTCTCGAGGGCCCCGGCACCGATCCACAGGTGTACGCCGACGCGGCCGACGCGGCCCTCGACGAGCTCGGTGCCGAGCCGACGCCAGCCCAACTAACCGATCTCAGACGGCACAACCTCGAACACATCAGCGACCACTGCGACGCGCTGGGTATCGACGCTGAGGCGTTCTGGAAGCTAAAAGACGAGTACGCATCGGAGACGAGCCACGACCTGATTCGGTCGGGCGAACGCGGGCTGTACGACGATATCGACGCACTCGCCGACCTAGCCGATCGGACCACGATCGGACTCGTCACGAACAACCGCCACGCGACCGCCGAGTTCGTCGCCGACCACATGCCAGTCGAGTTCGATGTCGTTCGCGGTCGCCGGCCAACGTTCGACGACTTTCGGAGAAAGAAACCCGAGCCCGACTTCATCGATGACGCGCTCTCGGAACTCGGTGTCGACAACGGGTTCTACGTCGGCGACTCGCACAAAGACGTCACGGCGGGACGGGCGGCGGGTCTCGAGCCGATCTACCTCCGTCGCTCGCACAATCGGCACGTCGATCGACCGGTCGACGCCGCGGCGATCGTCGACTCACTCGTAGCGCTCCCGACGCTCCCGGCGGTCGTCGAAACGATTTGA
- a CDS encoding winged helix-turn-helix transcriptional regulator: MTSSDGVDDDKRATLRRFAALGAAAPLAGLSDSAAADTGESDARDAIAGYLSTTPGAHFSKIRDDLQLGTGETQHHLRRLEELDAIERFRDGDYKRFVLADRFDEFEKQTLGYLRRDTPRGMLIELLSTSDATAGDLATALDVSPPTVSKYAGELEEAGLLSREDGYAVERPETVLILVVRHADSFGEAARQLARNADQFIVYDG; this comes from the coding sequence ATGACGAGTTCCGATGGGGTCGACGACGATAAACGAGCGACCCTGCGCCGGTTCGCAGCGCTCGGTGCTGCGGCACCGCTGGCCGGCCTCTCCGATTCTGCAGCAGCTGATACGGGCGAAAGCGACGCCCGCGACGCGATCGCCGGCTATCTCTCCACGACGCCCGGTGCACACTTCTCGAAGATCCGGGACGATCTCCAACTCGGCACCGGCGAGACCCAACACCACCTGCGCCGGCTCGAGGAACTCGACGCAATCGAACGCTTTCGGGACGGCGACTACAAACGATTCGTCCTCGCGGATCGGTTCGACGAGTTCGAAAAGCAGACGCTTGGCTACCTTCGCCGGGATACGCCGCGCGGGATGTTGATCGAACTCCTCTCGACGTCGGACGCGACGGCCGGCGACCTCGCGACGGCGCTCGACGTTTCGCCGCCGACGGTGAGCAAGTACGCCGGCGAACTCGAAGAGGCCGGCTTGCTCTCGCGCGAGGACGGTTACGCCGTCGAACGCCCCGAGACGGTCCTGATTCTGGTCGTCCGTCACGCCGACTCCTTCGGGGAGGCGGCCCGACAGCTCGCGCGGAACGCCGATCAGTTCATCGTCTACGACGGGTAA
- a CDS encoding SPFH domain-containing protein, producing MVVELLPLQTGGALLFLGALVLLVVIAALLSAIEIVDAYEKRALTVFGEYRKLLEPGINFVPPFVSNTYRFDMRTQTLDVPRQEAITRDNSPVTADAVVYIKVMDAKKAFLQVDDYKRATSNLAQTTLRAVLGDMELDDTLNKRQEINARIRQELDEPTDEWGIRVESVEVREVNPSKDVQRAMEQQTSAERKRRAMILEAQGERRSAVEKAEGDKQSEIIRAQGEKQSQILEAQGDSISTVLRAKSAESMGERAIIDQGMETLAEIGQSDSTTFVMPQELTSMVGRYGKHLSGSDVKEDGDSLESLEFDEETRELIGLDDIAEIIGEIDEEAEMDLEAMEQEAQAIKEGKDAGTISDPDDVIEEMDQEFAGDADSGKGS from the coding sequence ATGGTTGTAGAACTACTCCCGTTGCAGACCGGCGGTGCACTGCTATTCCTCGGTGCACTCGTCCTCCTCGTCGTTATCGCCGCACTGCTCAGTGCGATCGAGATCGTCGACGCGTACGAGAAGCGTGCGCTCACTGTCTTCGGGGAGTATAGAAAACTCCTCGAGCCCGGAATCAACTTCGTCCCGCCGTTCGTCTCGAACACGTATCGGTTCGACATGCGAACGCAGACGCTGGACGTCCCTCGGCAGGAAGCGATCACGCGCGACAACTCCCCCGTGACCGCCGATGCCGTCGTTTACATCAAGGTTATGGACGCCAAGAAGGCGTTCCTCCAGGTCGACGACTACAAACGAGCGACCTCGAACCTCGCCCAGACCACTCTGCGTGCCGTACTGGGTGACATGGAGCTGGACGACACGCTGAACAAGCGCCAGGAGATCAACGCGCGCATCCGCCAGGAGCTCGACGAACCCACCGACGAGTGGGGTATTCGCGTCGAGTCGGTGGAGGTCCGTGAAGTCAACCCGTCCAAGGACGTCCAGCGCGCGATGGAGCAACAGACCTCCGCGGAGCGGAAACGCCGCGCCATGATTCTCGAGGCACAGGGTGAACGCCGCAGTGCCGTCGAGAAGGCGGAAGGTGACAAGCAGTCCGAGATCATCCGCGCACAGGGTGAAAAGCAGAGTCAGATCCTCGAAGCACAGGGTGACTCGATTTCGACGGTCCTGCGCGCGAAATCCGCCGAATCGATGGGCGAACGCGCCATCATCGATCAGGGGATGGAGACGCTCGCCGAGATCGGCCAGAGCGATTCGACAACGTTCGTGATGCCCCAAGAGCTCACCTCGATGGTCGGCCGCTACGGCAAACACCTCTCGGGCAGCGATGTCAAGGAAGACGGCGACTCGCTCGAGAGCCTCGAGTTCGACGAGGAAACTCGCGAACTGATCGGGCTCGACGACATCGCCGAAATCATCGGCGAGATCGACGAGGAAGCCGAGATGGATCTCGAGGCGATGGAACAGGAAGCCCAGGCGATCAAAGAGGGCAAAGACGCCGGCACGATCTCCGATCCCGACGACGTTATCGAAGAGATGGATCAGGAGTTCGCCGGCGACGCCGACTCCGGCAAGGGTTCATAG
- a CDS encoding NfeD family protein encodes MLELLFANMPLVLLSVGLVLMALEALSPGAHLIVIGVALVGAGLIGLIFPPVANTFILAGLTLVIGLAAAYVYNEFDFYGGKGTAQTSDSSTLAGTTGYVTETVTTRDGEVKLDEGGFAPFYSARTTSGTIEEGEEVIVLDPGGGNVLTVESLGAIGEDEIDRALAEGAADSDSAVEVDDSQPTDDVESDAEPEAETETETEKSN; translated from the coding sequence ATGCTCGAACTCCTCTTCGCGAACATGCCGCTCGTGCTCCTTTCGGTGGGTCTCGTCCTGATGGCGCTCGAGGCCCTCTCGCCGGGTGCACACCTCATCGTCATCGGCGTCGCACTGGTCGGTGCGGGGCTCATCGGACTCATCTTTCCGCCCGTCGCCAACACGTTCATACTGGCGGGGTTGACGCTCGTCATCGGCCTCGCCGCGGCCTACGTCTACAACGAGTTCGACTTCTACGGTGGGAAGGGAACCGCACAGACTTCGGACTCGAGTACGCTCGCGGGCACGACGGGCTACGTCACCGAGACCGTCACGACTCGCGACGGCGAGGTCAAACTCGACGAAGGCGGATTCGCGCCCTTCTACAGCGCGCGGACGACGAGCGGAACGATTGAGGAGGGCGAAGAAGTGATCGTTCTCGATCCCGGCGGCGGAAACGTGCTCACGGTCGAATCGCTTGGCGCGATTGGTGAGGATGAGATCGATCGGGCGCTCGCGGAGGGTGCTGCCGACTCGGATTCTGCGGTGGAAGTCGACGACTCCCAGCCGACGGACGACGTGGAGTCGGACGCCGAACCGGAAGCCGAAACCGAAACGGAGACGGAGAAATCGAACTGA